The nucleotide window aataacagacaaataattagcaataaattaaaattgcgactataatttgagatttaaactatcctatctctcaagttggatcgaactgcacatggtgtgcgaattttattataatcggttaagtggtttaggagtccattgaggacaaacattgtgacacgagatttatatatattaagaagaTGTGTTATTACTAACTCGACTCATCTCCGGGCTGGGTTGTAATGGTGTCTCCAGCAGTAACGTGGCTAGCTGGCACAAAGCTGACAAGATCTTCTTTCCAGTCGCATCTGCGTCTTCTGTGCCTTCTACCTCGAGATGTGCAAGCGCAGTATGTATGTGCTCTAATATGTTTGCTATACTAGCTGCCACTGTAGTATCTGTCAGTCCcgctataatttaaaattatttagacaCCTTTTCCACTAACTATAATGCTGCCAGTCGCGATCGAATCAGtggaaatctatatatataaaagaaagtcgtgttagttacactatttataactcaagaacggctgaatcgatttgactgaaaattggtgggcaggtagcttagaaacaggaaacggacataggatagtttttaccccgttttctatttttttccgcgcggacggagttggggtaaaagctagtgtatataaagtaaaatttaacttactgATATACGGCACGAGAGATTCTAATTTTAGGGAGTAGTTACTTGACAATATAAAGCTCAGACAACTTTTGAATACATCCAAACAACCTAGCGCTGTTTGCTCATCGAAGTTGCACAAGTCTTCAAATCTGGAAAAAAAATGGTACACAAATTCAAccttatttgttattaattgtaGAATTACTAATATAACCTGTAAAAAGCTATCGCTCGCCATTCCTTCcacaagaaattaaaaaaaaaacttaaaaagtaacctatgtgttcttccaaactatgttctacatctttgacaaatttcatcaagattcattgATCTgaagataacttctaacaaacatccatccatccatttaaactttcgcatttataatcatcatcatcatcagctcactatacgtccccaccgaggggctcggagcctaccccaagttagggactaggtcatagtcaactatagccaagtgcgggttgacttcacacatatcattgaatttcttctcagatatgtgcaggttacatcacaatgttttccttcagcgtaagaacgtcggataaatgtacatatatgtaaatcgaaaatcgacctgcagattgcaagtcaagtgctcaacccctgagccaccgacgctctctgaacgcatttataatacaatgtattaataagatgtgttatttatttaatttatcgttGGTTTTGCTACCAAAATtcctatataaaacatatagtcatcCCTCTCAATATCTTTAACAAAGCAGAGACAtattttaaacagagattttagtcacgaaaactaacaattattcatccatccatccattgcGAGACACATGGTGAATCTAATGACACCTTAACACACCTGATAACACATCTTCTGTATAATAAAGCTGCTATTTTAACGAGATGTGTCAGCGCGTGTCGCGTGTGTCCGCACTCTGCCACCGCGGCCATGACACCGCGCAGTGCCCACTGGTGGAAGTCTCGCCTTGCCCGGATCTGGTTGCGCTGCTCCACTGATGACCACGGAACCTCCTCACTGCAACACATAAATGATGAGAAGAGGAAGTCAATTTTGACTGAGTAGGGGACGCAAGGAAAGGGATTctctccgtcgattaaaatgGGCAAtgaatctgcaattgcagatataTATGAGTAGTATTTGCTTTACTATTTTGCGAGAATTCAGATGTACGCTTGGTCGTTTGccttatataatatatgaaaaaccATACATACTATTGTTTGTATATtggtttattataacatataaaatcatttaatatgatatctttatagatagataaatagattttactaATTCAGTCCTATTCTATAAAATTCAGGGgtaaaattagaattaaatgaCATCTCGCTCTTTGAAAGactaaaatcaataaattttgaactttttacttatccttttttttttatttaacagaacTAAATATCGAAAACATAATCAATTGCTTAAAGAACGATTAAATAATCtatgctttttattttgtacaaaataattaaaatttacgtaTCGATTTCAAAGTTCAAATATATTAGATgtgaaataattcatttattgtatactagcttttacccgcgactccgtccgcgcggaataaaaaaaatgcacacaagataaaaaaagttactatgtccatctcctagttctaagctacctgcccaccaattttcagctaaatcagttcgaccgatcttgagttataaatagtgtaactaacacgactttcttttatatatataagatttggATAATATGGTATCTATATTTAGgtatctataaaaaatatataattacctGTACAACAAGATGAGAATccttaaacaaaacttaagaTCCCATAAACAGGGTAAAGGTTTGAATGGTCCCGTTCGGTCTTTCACCATGTTTGACAATTTCATAACACCTTTGCCTTTATCCTTCTGTGTTTTCTGACTTTTCTGAGATTTTGCAGTTTCTCCTGTTTCGTTGAGTAGTGACTTAGTATTCTTTTTACCTTGTTTCGATGGTGtctgaaatgtaaaaaaaaatagaccataatctaaaattaaataagacatttttatttctgtcttTATTGAACTAAACATATCTTATGgtattttgatgtgaaacatctataggatcacttgtaaaccgaattgttggcgtggcgacgcttgccgtggcgacgggtcgccatgctatactgaggtatacatatatatatatatatatatatattatcattatttattattattaatatttattattatcattattttcattattattattattatttatttaattataatattcaatattttatgcatattacttgtacacacacgatgtttcacatctgtcaggcgtcccatgacggctcacaagtttttttatttttttttttattttaggtttaTAGTATAgcgtaatttttatgtttcattgAGGAACATGACAAAGATGACACCATGTGATATATACCTTCGTTTGATCCATCAGTTCACTGCAAGCTTTGTATATCTTGTAGAGGTTGGTAGGTGCGCTCCTGCTGGCGGGAGTCCACTGCATCACGAGATGAGCCGCCAGCGCCTCGTGACATTGCAGCACTTGTTGCACCTTGATGCACTTCGCTTTCGATTCCGGTGTTAAATCTGACAAACCTGGATCCTCCTGGATATAGAAAAATTTCCAAATttccaatttattaattatacattttttttttaatttttaaagtaaaataaggtAAATAGATTTCTAAAATGGTGCTAATTTTCTCATTGGATAAATTTGCATAATAAACTTatggttatttattataacttttacccacgactccgtccccgcggaataaaaaaaatgcacacaagataaaaaagttcccatgtccgtctcctagttctaagctacctccccatcaattttcagctaaatcagttcgacctatcttgagttataaatagtgtaactaacacgactttcttttatatatatagatgtaggattaccatattaatattagcaATATTATCAGAAGAGCACAATTTGTCCATGACAATGTTCAGTTTGCTCTTCAGATGTGCGCTGGCGGTCTCCAGCTCTGGGCTGGACAGGATGTCCTCCAGGTCCTCCTCCACCGGCTGCAGGAACTGCGCCACCAGGTACAACAGTCGGGAGATCGGTTCCTGgaatgataaaacaaaaatataattatacattttattcctttttaaaaCGGTCATCCGGTAAAAGATCAAATATGTTTGACATATATGCATAGACTATACCTCGTTATTAATATGTCCCGCTCGATTCtctaatctatattttttctatcttGTACTTAactaaaaaggcaaaggtcttgGTGGCCATAATGCCACATTTTTGGCAGAATGTTTAATTCTACACTCAACACTATTCAACAAACCTGTCAAATACGTAAAGTTTGAGCCGCTAGGTGCTGCTCAATATTACATGCAAACATTCTAATTATTATTggtcatatttaaatatcgtgattacatagataaataattttcaaataattactCTGAGACagataatcatcatcatcatcatcagctcactatacgtccccactgaggggctcgaagcctaccccaagttaggagtgactaggacatagtcaaccacgctggccaagtgcgggttgacttcacacatatcattgaatttcttctccgatatgtgcaggttatatcacgatgttttccttcaccgtaagaacgtcggataaatgtacatatgtaaatcgaaaaacatattggtacatggccggattcgaacccaggacctgcagattgcaagtcaagtgcttaacccctgagccaccgacgttcTATAGACAGATAATggttttcacaaaatattaaatattcagaTTGCTCATTTAACCccttacaataaaatgtatgaaaataatttatgtattagaACACATACAGTGAGTACAGCGGAGGTAGATGTAATTTGTATACAATCATCAAGCAGTATCACTGCACCGTCTTCATCTTCAGGCAGGAACTGGTTCAGATGCTCATAGAGTAGTTCCAATACAGCTTCATGAAGCGCTGGCTTATCCTTCACACATTCGTATAACtctgcaaaatataaaaataatgaaaaaaaaatcaataaaccaGACTgagtaatacaaaataataaacaccGACTCGAATGCCGACTTTACTTTCATACGAAAAAATGTCGTATCTACGTGAAatgaaacttgttttttttaaagaaattttgatgaaaatccTGGTGGGGCgaaaatacaagtaaaattaatgacTATACTCGTACTAACCTGTGTAAAACAACTGTTTAACGTTCGCATCTTGCACTAGACAGCGGCGAAGTATTGACACCACTTCCATACACATCGCCTCGTTACGTACACGTGACGTCACACTATCACATAACAAAGAAGTATAAATAACACGAAAAAGAAAACACCCTAATTACACCCAAATCGACCCCCTAGGGACAATTCCaagaaaatagaataattttacaaaaattgtgGCATTAGGGCGTCGCCTGACGATGATCTAGCCTAGATCTAGGAGAAGGGACAGGTAGAAATTCCAAATATTGGAAGAAATTGACatgtagtttttgagttatctATGTGGATCTATAAGATttgtaaatcttactaattttataaatgcgaatatttagatggatggatggatgtttgtttgttttaagatatctccggaacgactcgacggatcttgatgaaatttggcacagatgtagaacatagtctgaaagaacacataggctacttattattttattttttttataccgagCGAACAgcgtcacgggcgacagctagtgtctTAATATttcgattttgtttttatatttatttgttgttttttcgATTCTGCAGGGAGGGGGGCAGCTTCTCCCATTGCACCTCCCATTCACGCCCATGATTGTGATAAGTGTACTTACGCTCCGTTCTGCGTGGCGTGCACGTCGACAGTGAGCTGGGTGAGGTAGGACTGAACACTGAACTGGTCTCCAAAACCCTGGCTGGTGGGCAGTGCGCCTGACAGCTTGATATGTCGCAGTACCGTCAGGAAGCCGCACACCGACAGGCAGCGGTGCAGCGAGTCCCTGTACATTACAGCTATTGACTAATGACTACTCCGATGTAAACTATCGTAACCCacaatttcctttttttttctctactctgtacaatattaaaaacgacattatatattaaagcAATTGTCACATCagtgttaattttgttataattgtcATAGAGTGTCATTTTACTCTAGACTGCTCAAGATATTATCTACTGATTTTTTGTTCCCCGATCCTTGGTAAAGTAACTTGGTTCATACCTTGCGTATAATCCCTTGCGGCAGATCATCACCAGAGCATCTCTAACCCTGGTGCTGAAGGCGAGCAGCGGGTGTACGGCGGCCAGCACCAGCGCAGCGCTCTCGTACTCAGCGTCCGCCGGCTGACAGTTCTCAAGGATCAGGTTCACCTGAGTGCAAGGTTCCACCGACACCGGAGTCAATTTGCATAGTATATAGAAACAttctgtaaataaacatacatagcTTTAGTAAGTGTAATTTCGCTAATTTCAGAAAATTCACATCGAATTTGAGAAATTGCTTTCTTATTAGAcaaaatcattaataaaaatggcgATTTGACATCACTTAAGAGCATAgcaaaagagaaaaaattaagtgaGAGGAATTTTACAAACTAAAAATAGCTTAGGACTGTAACCGGCACTTAGACCAACTTGTTTCCCAACATGCTAAATCAAATACTTTATCCACGAGATATAGCTAACACATTCTTACCTGAATACTGTCTCTGGGTAACATCTCCACATAGTCTATCAGCGAGCTGACTCAGTATATGTCCAGTGGTAGCGGGCTGAGTCTTGCACAGACGGACCAGTATCAGCTTCCCATGCGACCACAGTACAGGCGCTACTGGCTTGAGACGAGACACACCAAGTAGAGAGAAtgccaaattaattaaacccAGTACTGTCAACTCTCTGTGATTGGcactgaaaatataaatatatactttacttactaaaattgtttaaatgacagaagtattaaaaacaattctgAATGATTTGAAATTTCTTCTACACACTAGCtattggttgttttttttatattacaaggtggcaaatgagcaagcggccacatgaattcgccgaaatggcgaagcgaccgctgccctccctgcgttgcctaccctcaatcgacgaaggaggagacgcacaaaaaaaaaatttaaccttcctatgcatctcctcctccatcaaatctacctccccttcccagtctttctttaaaagaaaaggggtggaaagggaaagaggaactaaaattaggcctccggtaccacactcatcagactgtacgcggaattacttccacttcacgtctgacttctgtggtcgtggtatttcaccgggcgatccgaccaattcgtgcaactgatgttgttgctggcgtctaccactgttgaaaGTAGGTAGGTATAgtagttttcagatatcttgccAGCTCTTAGTTGAATGCAATGGGAGATTACTGCTGAGCACGCGAATGTCCTTGGACCGCCAAGATATTCAAAAAGAATCATACTAATGGTTGAATGAATGATGAAATGGTGGTTTTTTACTATATAAGAACTACCTAAACTAAATTGACTTACCTTTCAGTGGTAAGTACTTTAAGCACACTGACTACATCTACATCAGGCGGCAGTACAGAGCGCACCCAAGCTGATTGCTTGCACCGTAACTCGTCCAGCGCACGCTGTTCTATTGCTGACTTTATTGCCtgcaaagataaataaaaaaataggcaAATTAGCAAAATTATAAAGCaagttttcattgttttaaagtatataatagTGGACCTTTGTTTTCTCAAATTTAAtctgattattaaaaaaatgaaatcgaAAAGTTTATTAGGACTTGTTAATCTTAGACACTATAAAtagtttactaaaaaaaaatatgctgaATTTATAAGCACTTTAGAGGGCAAATATCATAAGTTATTGCATAGTATTACATTATGTTTGGAACAGAACAAATCAAAGTGCAAAGGCagaatcaaataaacaaagaaaatgtttaaaaacataaaaaagactTACATCTAAGCATACTGATTTAAACTCAGCACCCTTATCTGACACAGCAAGAGCAATATCAACGAGGAAGGGAGCTCGCAACAGTTGAGTTTTTGGCCACGTCTTGATGTGTTTCTTTATGAGTTCATGCTCCGCAGTACCTTGTGTCATGTGATATATACATGTGGAGAGACAACTGCTTAATTCAGCTGGACTTAGCTGTGCTAAATTAGGATAAAGAAATAGTATTtggaaatctatatatatatatatatatatatatactataacTCATAGcagcatatatatatataagaaagtcgtgttagttacactatttataactcaagccGCTTACACTATATATCGAGCCGCCCTATACCTGACAaacggttgaatcgatttgactgaaaattggtgggcaggtagcttagaaccaggaaacggacataggatcatttttacctcgttttctattttttattccacgcggacggagtcgcgggtaaaagctagttatctataatttgtatataacattttaatttacaatatcaataaaattattcatactCTATTagactttttgttttatattgaactagctgtcgaccgcgactccgtccgcgcggaattaaaaaaataaataattagtagcctatgtgttcttccagactatgttctacatctgtgccaaaattcatcaagatccgctgagctgttccggagttacttccaaacaaacatccatccatacatcaaaacatttgcatttataatattattaagataagcTAGGTCTTGACAACAATTCCACCTGATTTTAAGTGATGATgatctaaagatggtacgcacTAGCTTAACTATCCTGATTGCCATACAAagccaaaaaataattttacctaaATCATCAATGTCCATAGTTGTAGATTCAGAATCCTGTGGCGGAGGCTCCAGTTTACTATAGAGATGTAAGTTAAAGTAATGACTTAATTGCGCCAGCACAATTTCTAAGTGATATAACTTGCACAGTCTGAAAGaaataaacctttttatattgcttaataaaatatattttataaatacactaTAACTTTCTTCAGTGACATTTATAcaaagtactagctgtcgcccgcgactccatccgcgcgcagttaaaaaatggggggggggggtatgaaaaatagatgttggccgattctcagacctactgaatatgctcacaaaatttcatgagaatcggtcaagccgtttcggaggagtatggcaacgaaaactgtgacacgagaaatttatatattagattatccCTTTCATTCTATCTGACAAAACCgacttcaatatttattaatacaagtgtgtCATTACAGTAGAAACATATagtaattgaaacaaaatcaTACCTTACAAGTCTGTGAACCAGTGGTGGAAGTTCCGTAGGTGTTAACCCCATGATATGTGAACATATCTTATTTACTACttgtttatgattattttttgataattcCATATCTCTAAATTAAGAAATCAGAATAActattaagatattaaataacctctatttaaaaaatattgtcatccctgtcattatcctTAACAAAACggggataacaatatgttttatccaatccggtaataataatgaaattactgcccgagccgaggctcctgagagAGCATTTGAGCCTAGTttctcttaaacgaggtttaggctaagcgccatctgcgcccggccacctcaagcccggtaaaactgtaaatgcctcttcaaaggaaacagtgactacttagtcataaaaaaaaatgttttaaacagggattttggtcccAGAAACCAATGGCTAATGAAAATTCTTCACAAATAACATGCtactattgattttttatactaacatGAACATAGCTGTAAGTTGTACTAGCTGATGATCCTTCCATTTGCACTGACACAGTGTGCGTATACACTGTTGTTTGTATTCAGCACCGGTCATATCAGTACCACAGTGGTTTACACTGTTGTAAGTAGCAATTGCATTCAAACGTTCCGGTAGGATATCCTTCcatctaaaaacattttgtggtCTCAATATGGCAATCCATCCATGAATGAAGAGTTACTAAATTTCTTAAATCACATAAgtgatgtaactcttttcattaGACGGGTTGAtttcttatttcaataatGAGAGCAATGACAATGTTTTCGTACAAGTATTACAGCAACGGTAAACCATGATTAACATTTGGTAACTTCCAGTATACAGATTTAATAATGTTGCCACATATTGACGCTGGAAatcataaacgctgtaaccttTGAAATcgagaatatgtttttcacatgttaataatttcaaccattatcaaacgataatgattttattataggttagtacaaactacacaacattgctaaataccgcatgcttgtaggcgtatcagctcattTGCATCAGCGCATTTGTGACGCTGTTATGTGATAATTTGATTGAAAACGTAATTAAACTCACATCATATTGGTATCACTGTCTTCAACAATAGATTGCACACAATCATCACACCATCTGACTAAATCTGTGACATTCTGTTTCAGTAGTTCCGGTAGCACTCTACTCATAATATCACTGCTATGAGTTAGGGAAATTGATTCTTTTCGCAGTGTATTAAGTACTACATCAATTATCTGTGAATATAGAAGTACATGTAAATATATTGACTAGAAACATCTTAGTTAGAATAGGAACCTTATTACCCTGCCCTTCAATGCATGAAGTCATTTTGCAGACAAGCTGTTAAAAAAGGTCATATAGCTGTTGAAAACACGATTCACATATCCTAAGCCTACAAGTGAggttttaaatgttatgtatGACTTATCATCTACATTTTTAGTGtagttttaacttaataacttCAACTTAATCGTAAATTGAACACTTTACttactttaactttatttgtacCCAAAGATGGTTCATCGGATATTCCATTTAATATACAATCTAGGAGGCCCGCCCCATCGGAATTTAAAATGCGCCGTGGTAGAAAACTGATAATCTGGTGaataattttcacaaatttaATGAAGTAATTATCCTTTACTTCAATTTTAACATTGCATTATTTCATACATACCtgatcaatttttaatttacaatattcttGTAATTCTTCacgtttgttattatttttgccaAGTTCTATTATTTTAGCGAATGTTTTGCTTGCGTCCATTGtaaatcacaaaaatatagaaacaatTGGTAGTGAAAACAAACTATACTTAATCAAGTAAATgaactttatattatacaactTTATAATGTACCCTACAAATattacttttcattttttgtaattcttgtTGCGTGTTTGGTTTATCGGTGTTTGGGTTTCGCCGCCAAAACAAATCGAAATGTcaaaacttgatttttttttttttttttttaattttatgacctGGTAACATAGACCTTTAGGTCACATCTTATTTGGAAAGTGTTCATTACTTTGGAGTCACTACACTTCACTTCACTAAGATTCGtcgtttaaattgtttgaattgtatttttaatgtagttaTAAATGGGTTTATATGTTGTTGGATCTTGAAGTAAAATGTTAAGTGGCGGTGGGCGGGAGGAAGAAATACACTTAAATGCATTGGTAACACTAAG belongs to Papilio machaon chromosome 10, ilPapMach1.1, whole genome shotgun sequence and includes:
- the LOC106718015 gene encoding Fanconi anemia group I protein homolog produces the protein MDASKTFAKIIELGKNNNKREELQEYCKLKIDQIISFLPRRILNSDGAGLLDCILNGISDEPSLGTNKVKIIDVVLNTLRKESISLTHSSDIMSRVLPELLKQNVTDLVRWCDDCVQSIVEDSDTNMIWKDILPERLNAIATYNSVNHCGTDMTGAEYKQQCIRTLCQCKWKDHQLVQLTAMFIDMELSKNNHKQVVNKICSHIMGLTPTELPPLVHRLVRLCKLYHLEIVLAQLSHYFNLHLYSKLEPPPQDSESTTMDIDDLAQLSPAELSSCLSTCIYHMTQGTAEHELIKKHIKTWPKTQLLRAPFLVDIALAVSDKGAEFKSVCLDAIKSAIEQRALDELRCKQSAWVRSVLPPDVDVVSVLKVLTTESANHRELTVLGLINLAFSLLGVSRLKPVAPVLWSHGKLILVRLCKTQPATTGHILSQLADRLCGDVTQRQYSECFYILCKLTPVSVEPCTQVNLILENCQPADAEYESAALVLAAVHPLLAFSTRVRDALVMICRKGLYARDSLHRCLSVCGFLTVLRHIKLSGALPTSQGFGDQFSVQSYLTQLTVDVHATQNGAVTSRVRNEAMCMEVVSILRRCLVQDANVKQLFYTELYECVKDKPALHEAVLELLYEHLNQFLPEDEDGAVILLDDCIQITSTSAVLTEPISRLLYLVAQFLQPVEEDLEDILSSPELETASAHLKSKLNIVMDKLCSSDNIANINMEDPGLSDLTPESKAKCIKVQQVLQCHEALAAHLVMQWTPASRSAPTNLYKIYKACSELMDQTKTPSKQGKKNTKSLLNETGETAKSQKSQKTQKDKGKGVMKLSNMVKDRTGPFKPLPCLWDLKFCLRILILLYSEEVPWSSVEQRNQIRARRDFHQWALRGVMAAVAECGHTRHALTHLVKIAALLYRRCVIRFEDLCNFDEQTALGCLDVFKSCLSFILSSNYSLKLESLVPYITGLTDTTVAASIANILEHIHTALAHLEVEGTEDADATGKKILSALCQLATLLLETPLQPSPEMSRVIIKLEEYVRRSKQDWLQLLVPLLAAACREQHEAQLLDDLLEKLATALGRIDEEDSSDVEDSEIFPSIDSRTGHIALNHVCAHLGYRFKSVEHLLTRARDLASALDTAAPSHHTRIEKEVKEVYKCVVVQLCQLSVWAGGVARMRTSAAGCDRVLAVCVRLYALLATLVRHIQPELAIALRLDRLLKISGKRLSSVMDCLITYLEQVQQQQGARRGRDSRLVPRLVLEAEQFNKHATILANKAKVDYQQYFSLGIAHDFKIKASLLQQVLSAREEQNDTALTVVNTVFVGDISLTRVRVRARGSWRRFSESEGAWESNDGFSKLRLLPSFYCVCYSCQIQFLLQLTSASTQLSVYYKIDALLSLLLSLLLAVLLTLLHAVLRAVLWILSLLLRSWPPKSRSPLPIVGATAHSSFGD